Proteins encoded by one window of Anas platyrhynchos isolate ZD024472 breed Pekin duck chromosome 14, IASCAAS_PekinDuck_T2T, whole genome shotgun sequence:
- the NME5 gene encoding nucleoside diphosphate kinase homolog 5 isoform X1 codes for MAAGTGPEGTELLWVQKRHLSSDLEAKMQMLMPEPQIFVERTLALIKPDVVDKEEEIEDVILRSGFLIVQKRKLQLSPEQCSNFYAEQYGKMFFPNLTAYMSSGPLVAMVLARRNAVSYWKELLGPSNSIKARRTHPHSLRAIYGTDELRNALHGSLNIFSAEREIRFMFPEVILEPIPAGQRARDYLNLYVNPTLLAGLTALCKEKPADPMTWLADWLIEHNPNKPKLRHQITEEEHRE; via the exons ATGGCGGCCGGCACGGGGCCTGAGGGGACCgagctgctgtggg TACAAAAGAGGCATTTGAGTTCTGACTTAGAAGCGAAGATGCAGATGTTAATGCCTGAACCTCAGATTTTTGTGGAAAGAACTCTGGCCCTCATCAAACCAGATGTCGTTGATAAAGAGGAGGAAATAGAGGATGTCATTCTCAGATCAGGATTTTTGATCGTTCAG aaacggAAGCTCCAGTTAAGCCCAGAGCAATGTAGCAACTTTTATGCAGAACAatatggaaaaatgttttttcccaaTTTAACAGCCTATATGAGCTCTGGACCTCTAGTTGCTATGGTTCTTGCCAGACGTAATGCAGTCTCGTACTGGAAGGAATTGCTCGGACCATCAAACAGCATAAAAGCTAGGAGGACTCACCCTCACAG TTTAAGAGCAATCTATGGGACTGATGAGCTGAGGAATGCGCTTCATGGCAGCCTCAACattttttcagcagaaagagaaattcGATTCATGTTTCCAGAAG TGATTTTGGAGCCAATTCCAGCTGGGCAGAGAGCTAGGGATTACTTGAACCTTTATGTAAATCCTACCTTACTAGCAGGGCTCACTGCACTTTGTAAAGAGAAGCCTGCAGATCCTATG ACTTGGCTTGCTGACTGGTTGATTGAGCACAACCCTAATAAACCCAAGCTACGACATCAAATCACTGAAGAAGAGCATCGGGAGTGA
- the NME5 gene encoding nucleoside diphosphate kinase homolog 5 isoform X2, with product MQMLMPEPQIFVERTLALIKPDVVDKEEEIEDVILRSGFLIVQKRKLQLSPEQCSNFYAEQYGKMFFPNLTAYMSSGPLVAMVLARRNAVSYWKELLGPSNSIKARRTHPHSLRAIYGTDELRNALHGSLNIFSAEREIRFMFPEVILEPIPAGQRARDYLNLYVNPTLLAGLTALCKEKPADPMTWLADWLIEHNPNKPKLRHQITEEEHRE from the exons ATGCAGATGTTAATGCCTGAACCTCAGATTTTTGTGGAAAGAACTCTGGCCCTCATCAAACCAGATGTCGTTGATAAAGAGGAGGAAATAGAGGATGTCATTCTCAGATCAGGATTTTTGATCGTTCAG aaacggAAGCTCCAGTTAAGCCCAGAGCAATGTAGCAACTTTTATGCAGAACAatatggaaaaatgttttttcccaaTTTAACAGCCTATATGAGCTCTGGACCTCTAGTTGCTATGGTTCTTGCCAGACGTAATGCAGTCTCGTACTGGAAGGAATTGCTCGGACCATCAAACAGCATAAAAGCTAGGAGGACTCACCCTCACAG TTTAAGAGCAATCTATGGGACTGATGAGCTGAGGAATGCGCTTCATGGCAGCCTCAACattttttcagcagaaagagaaattcGATTCATGTTTCCAGAAG TGATTTTGGAGCCAATTCCAGCTGGGCAGAGAGCTAGGGATTACTTGAACCTTTATGTAAATCCTACCTTACTAGCAGGGCTCACTGCACTTTGTAAAGAGAAGCCTGCAGATCCTATG ACTTGGCTTGCTGACTGGTTGATTGAGCACAACCCTAATAAACCCAAGCTACGACATCAAATCACTGAAGAAGAGCATCGGGAGTGA